AAATCTCCAGGGGCACGCCTTCGGCCCGCGTCTCCGAGATGGCGAGCCCGATCAGGTCTACAGCCAGGTCCGAGACGCGGTGGCCCGAACGGCCTCGCTTCGGGGCGGCGTGAGCCTCGAGCTGGATGCGCTGCCGGTGCTGTCGCGTCGGGTGCTGCTGGAGCGGCACCTGATCTCGCGAGAGATCGCCGGGGAGAACGGCGCCGGCCCGCCTCGCGGCGCCGCGCTGTTCATGGGACCCGAGGAGCGCGTCGGGATGATGGTGAACGAAGAGGACCACCTTCGCCTTCAGGCGCTGCTTTCCGGGCTCCGGCTCGAGGAGGCGTTCCGGCTCGTGGACCGGCTCGATGAGGAACTCGGTGCGCACCTGGCCTTCGCGTACCACCACGAATTCGGCTACCTGACCAGCTGCCCGACCAACGTCGGCACCGGGCTGCGCGCTTCGATCTTCGTGCATCTGCCCGGTCTGGTGCTGACGAAGGAGATCGGCCGCGTGCTCCAGGGGATCGGCCAGGTCGGGCTCACCTTCCGCGGGCTGTACGGCGAGGGTTCCGAGGTCGTCGGGAACTTCTTCCAGATCTCCAACCAGACCACGCTGGGGAAGAGCGAGGAGGACCTGATCGACCACCTCCAGAAGATCGTGCGCCAGGTCATCCAGTACGAGATGCAAGCGCGCTCCGTGCTCATGCGGGATGCGCCGGCGGTGATCGAGGACAAGATCTGGCGCGCATACGGCTTGCTTCGCTACGCGAGGTCGCTCACCTTCGAGGAGGTCATGAACCTGCTGAGCGGCGTGAGACTGGGTGTGAGCATGAAACTACTCCCGGGACTCAGTGTATACACGCTCAATAAAATCATGATTTACGCACAGGCCGCGCACCTCCAACAGGCGGCGGGGCGATCCCTCTCCGAAGCGGAAAGCGATTTGCATCGTGCAGCGTATGTCCGCCGCATCCTCGCCGTCGAGGGCGAAGTGCCCACGAGCGACGCGGATCCGGCCGCGGAAGGGGCCTGAATGGGAAACCGACGTCTCCGGCTAAGAGGGCTTCCATGAATTACAACTTCACGGACCGGGTCCGAAAGGTGCTCGCGATGGCACGCGAGGAGGCGATCCGACTCCAGCACGACTACGTGGGCACGGAGCATATCCTGCTCGGGCTCATCCGGGAAGGAGAGGGCGTGGCGGCCGCTGTCCTGATGAACCTGAACGTGGATCTGGAACAGATCCACGATCGGGTCGAGGAGTCGGTCCGGAAGGGGAAGGCGACGATCGCGCTGGGCGAGCTGCCGTACACGTCGCGCGCGAAGAAGGTGCTCGAGTACGCCATGGCCGAGGCGCGGGAGCTGAACCACTCGTACGTGGGGACGGAGCACCTGCTGCTCGGGTTGCTGCGCGAGGAGAAGGGGATCGCGGCGCAGGTCCTGAACTCGCTGGGCGTGTCGCTCGAGGAGGCGCGGGCCCAGACGCTGAAGCTGCTGGGCAGCGACGTGAACCCGACGCAGCCGTCGGGCCCGGGTGGGAGCGGCGGCCCGACGCCGAAGGGCGAGAAGAAGAGCAAGACGCCGGCGCTCGACCACTTCTGCCGCGACCTGACGGAGCTGGCGCGCGGTGGCGAGCTCGACCCGACGATCGGCCGCGCCAAGGAGATCGAGCGGGTCATGGAGGTGCTGAGTCGCCGGAAGAAGAACAACCCGGTCCTGATCGGCGAGCCGGGTGTGGGCAAGACGGCGATCGTGGAGGGGCTGGCCCAGCTCATCGCCAAGGGCGACTGCCCGGACAGCCTGCGGGACCATCGCGTGCTGGCGCTGGACATGGCGGCGGTGATCGCGGGGACGAAGTACCGCGGCCAGTTCGAGGAGCGGCTGAAGGCGATCATGAACGAGATCGCCCAGAACAAGAACATCATCCTGTTCATCGACGAGCTGCACACGCTGGTCGGCGCGGGCGCGGCGGAGGGCGCGATCGACGCGTCCAACATGCTGAAGCCGGCGCTGGCCCGGGGCGAGCTCCAGTGCGTGGGCGCGTCGACGCTGAACGAGTACCGCAAGTACATCGAGAAGGACGGTGCGCTCGAGCGGCGCTTCCAGGCGGTGATCGTGGACCCGCCGTCGGTCGATGAGACGATCGAGATCCTGAAGGGGCTGCGGAAGCACTACGAGGACCACCACAAGGTGGTGATCCCGGACGAGACGCTGGTTGCGGCGGCGCGGCTCTCGGAGCGTTACATTACCGACCGGTTCCTGCCGGACAAGGCGATCGACGTGATCGACGAGGCCGGCGCGCGCGCCCGCCTCGCGACGCAGGTGCCGCCGCCGGAGGTGGCGGAGCTGAAGGAGCAGCTCGAGGCGCTGGGCGCGAAGAAGGACGAGGCGATCCGCGACCAGGACTTCGAGCGCGCGGCGGAGCTCCGCGACCGGGAGCGCGAGCTCCAGGGCGAGATCCGCCGCAAGCAGGAGGAGTGGGAGCAGGAGCGGCGCAACCACCGCCCGACGATCACGGAGCAGGACGTCGCGTTCATCGTGAGCCGCTGGACCGGGATCCCGGTGACCCGCCTCAAGGAGGCGGAGACGGAGCGGCTGGTCCACATGGAGGACGAGCTGCACAAGCGGGTCGTCGGCCAGGAGGAGGCGATCAAGGCGATCAGCCGCGCGATCCGGCGCAGCCGGGCCGGGTTGAAGGACCCGCGCCGTCCGATCGGCAGCTTCATCTTCAGCGGCCCGACGGGTGTCGGGAAGACGGAGTTGGCGCGGGCGCTCGCGGAGTTCCTGTTCGCCGACAAGGAAGCGCTGGTCCGCGTGGACATGAGCGAGTACATGGAGAAGTTCTCCGTCTCGCGGCTGATCGGCGCGCCTCCGGGGTACGTCGGCTACGAGGACTCGGGCACGCTGACCAAGGCGATCCGGCGCAAGCCGTACTCCGTCGTGCTGCTGGACGAGATCGAGAAGGCGCACCCCGACGTCTTCAACATCCTGCTCCAGGTGCTCGACGAGGGCCATCTGACGGACAACTACGGCCGGGTGATCGACTTCAAGAACACGGTCGTGATCATGACCTCGAACCTGGGCGCCCGGGACATCGGCAAGGGCGCGGGGCTCGGTTTCCACCCGCCTTCGACGGAGTCGCAGCTGGAGGCGATCGAGGCTAAGGTCAACGACGAGATCAACCGGGCGTTCAATCCCGAGTTCATCAACCGGCTGGACGACGTGATCGTCTTCCACCCGCTGACCCGGGAGCATATCGCCCAGATCGTTCGCAACCTGCTCGACGAGGTGCAGCGCCGCCTGGACGAGGAGCGGCTGACCCTGAAGCTGACCGACGAGGCGATCAACTTCATTATCGAGCACGGCTACAACGAGAAGTTCGGAGCACGTCCGATCCGGCGTGCCATCCAGAGGTACCTGGAGGATCCGCTCTCCGAGAAGATCTTGCTGGCGGAGTTCTCTCCGGGGGACGAGATCGAGGTCGGTGTCGCCGAAGGTGGGGAGGCACTCTCGTTCAGGGTACCGTCCTCTTCGAAGACATGATTCGAGTATCGGGCCGAAGACTCGTCGCATACCTGGCCGCGGCGATGGCGCTCTTCACGGGTGCCATCGCCGCCGCGGCTCAGGAGCCCGTTGCGCCGCCCGCCGCCCCCGCGGAGGTTGTCGTCGACAGCATCATCATACGCGGCAACGAGCGAGTGGACGCGGCGACCATCCGGGTGACCTCCTCACTGCAGTCGGGACAGCGGCTCACCGCCACCTTGCTGCAGAACGCCATTCGCCGCCTGATGGCGACCCACAACTTCTCCGACGTGCGGGTCTTCTCGCAGGGAGATCCGAATCAGGGGGCGGTTGACATCATCATCGAGGTCGAGGAGAGACCGCTCGTCGCGAGCGTGGATTTCCAAGGCCTCGAGCGGGTCAGCGGCGGCCGGATTCGCGACACCCTGGACCTGGGCAGGGAGCAGCCGCTGAATCCGAACATAGTGGTGAAGACCGAGCAGATGATCCGCGACATGCTCGCGGCGGAAGGCGTGCAGCTCCTCTCGGTCGACACCACCCTCACCCCCGTCTCCAACCGTCCCGGCGTCTTCACCCTCACCTTCAACGTGCGAGAAGGGGAGCGGCTCAGCATCGCCGACATCGAGTTCATCGGCAACGAGCGATTCTCCGACAGTCAGCTGGAGAAGGCGCTCCGTACCAAGGAGGAGGGCTTCTTCTGGTTCCGGACGGGCAAGTTCGACCGTGCCCGCTGGGAGGAGGATCTGCAGATGAACCTCCCGACCTTCTACGGGCGGCATGGGTTCATCGATTTCGCGGTCGTCTCCGATACGCTGGTGGTGGACCCGGAGAGCGGTAAAGCGCGGCTGACCGTCGAGGTTCGTGAGGGACCGCAATACCGGCTCGGCGAATTCGCGGTCCGGGGTGCTTCCCATTTCCCCTCCGAGCAGCTAGAGCGCGTCTTTACCTCGCAGCGGCGATCGGTGCTGGGCCTGCCGTTCGGCGGCACCGACACGCGTGAAGCAGGAGAGGTCTTCGACCAGGCGGCGCTCGATGCGGCGGTAAACGAGATCCGCCAGATGTACAATAACCAGGGCTACCTTTACGCCCAGGTCGTTCCCCAGGTGGAGCGAGTGGAAACGGAGGACGGCCCGCCACAGGTGAACGTCACGCTGGCGATCAACGAGGACCGGCCGTTCTACGTCAACCAGGTCAATATCGAGGGGAACACCTATACCCACGAGTCGGTGATCCGGGACCGCCTCCTGATCTTCCCCGGCGACATCTACAGCGAGGCGCGGCTGCTG
The DNA window shown above is from Longimicrobiaceae bacterium and carries:
- a CDS encoding protein arginine kinase, with the translated sequence MLDLTTTPDFGLGWLEASGPHADVVLSTRVRLARNLQGHAFGPRLRDGEPDQVYSQVRDAVARTASLRGGVSLELDALPVLSRRVLLERHLISREIAGENGAGPPRGAALFMGPEERVGMMVNEEDHLRLQALLSGLRLEEAFRLVDRLDEELGAHLAFAYHHEFGYLTSCPTNVGTGLRASIFVHLPGLVLTKEIGRVLQGIGQVGLTFRGLYGEGSEVVGNFFQISNQTTLGKSEEDLIDHLQKIVRQVIQYEMQARSVLMRDAPAVIEDKIWRAYGLLRYARSLTFEEVMNLLSGVRLGVSMKLLPGLSVYTLNKIMIYAQAAHLQQAAGRSLSEAESDLHRAAYVRRILAVEGEVPTSDADPAAEGA
- a CDS encoding ATP-dependent Clp protease ATP-binding subunit, whose amino-acid sequence is MNYNFTDRVRKVLAMAREEAIRLQHDYVGTEHILLGLIREGEGVAAAVLMNLNVDLEQIHDRVEESVRKGKATIALGELPYTSRAKKVLEYAMAEARELNHSYVGTEHLLLGLLREEKGIAAQVLNSLGVSLEEARAQTLKLLGSDVNPTQPSGPGGSGGPTPKGEKKSKTPALDHFCRDLTELARGGELDPTIGRAKEIERVMEVLSRRKKNNPVLIGEPGVGKTAIVEGLAQLIAKGDCPDSLRDHRVLALDMAAVIAGTKYRGQFEERLKAIMNEIAQNKNIILFIDELHTLVGAGAAEGAIDASNMLKPALARGELQCVGASTLNEYRKYIEKDGALERRFQAVIVDPPSVDETIEILKGLRKHYEDHHKVVIPDETLVAAARLSERYITDRFLPDKAIDVIDEAGARARLATQVPPPEVAELKEQLEALGAKKDEAIRDQDFERAAELRDRERELQGEIRRKQEEWEQERRNHRPTITEQDVAFIVSRWTGIPVTRLKEAETERLVHMEDELHKRVVGQEEAIKAISRAIRRSRAGLKDPRRPIGSFIFSGPTGVGKTELARALAEFLFADKEALVRVDMSEYMEKFSVSRLIGAPPGYVGYEDSGTLTKAIRRKPYSVVLLDEIEKAHPDVFNILLQVLDEGHLTDNYGRVIDFKNTVVIMTSNLGARDIGKGAGLGFHPPSTESQLEAIEAKVNDEINRAFNPEFINRLDDVIVFHPLTREHIAQIVRNLLDEVQRRLDEERLTLKLTDEAINFIIEHGYNEKFGARPIRRAIQRYLEDPLSEKILLAEFSPGDEIEVGVAEGGEALSFRVPSSSKT
- the bamA gene encoding outer membrane protein assembly factor BamA, producing the protein MIRVSGRRLVAYLAAAMALFTGAIAAAAQEPVAPPAAPAEVVVDSIIIRGNERVDAATIRVTSSLQSGQRLTATLLQNAIRRLMATHNFSDVRVFSQGDPNQGAVDIIIEVEERPLVASVDFQGLERVSGGRIRDTLDLGREQPLNPNIVVKTEQMIRDMLAAEGVQLLSVDTTLTPVSNRPGVFTLTFNVREGERLSIADIEFIGNERFSDSQLEKALRTKEEGFFWFRTGKFDRARWEEDLQMNLPTFYGRHGFIDFAVVSDTLVVDPESGKARLTVEVREGPQYRLGEFAVRGASHFPSEQLERVFTSQRRSVLGLPFGGTDTREAGEVFDQAALDAAVNEIRQMYNNQGYLYAQVVPQVERVETEDGPPQVNVTLAINEDRPFYVNQVNIEGNTYTHESVIRDRLLIFPGDIYSEARLLDSYRSIAALGFFETPLPTPSITPDEASGTVNITFKVTEKQTGSINFGTAIGGGGYGRAGGLSGFLGYSQPNLFGQAKQADIRGEYGWGRTSFTASYTDPAVMGSRNSASISLFHTDDRFRGISFSDGRYMRTGGSFRWGFPIFGMRWTRAFLGYSLSRYSYEAREGESCETASGIGNIFCQPAATASTLSLAVTRDTKNHPIFPTAGTRQNLTLEQTGGPLGGDGNFQKLTSDAEWWVPVGSIGGDSETGSGGAMTTIGLKARTGAVFGNADAFPFSRFFLGGTQWGEPLRGYEESTVTPFGIFERDVGGISSAQRLGDVFLTVSGEYAIRFNDNLSASIFAEGGNIWNDPRLINPTRLYRSMGIGATVVTPFGPLGVDMAYGFDRPDPGWKFHFKINPAGF